ATCGTGTTTTTGCAGACTAATCGCGCGCTGTTTGCTGCTCCAAGTTTTAGTCCAAAGAGCTTGATTGCTTGAGTCTACCACTTTTATTGCATGGGCTTTGACTTGGCTTAAATCGTATTCAAGGCTGCTGTCGTTGGCAATAAGTGTAATGGGAAACGACGATAATAATTCATCACAATATTGGCTGCTTAACGCTGTGCGTTCATCTTGACTGAGTGTTGAAATAGCCGATAATTCATCACGCAGCGTCTGACCGCTTGCCAACGCGGCACAAACTAATGGGCTGTATTCATCAATTTTTAGCGTAAAGGCGCCATCAGCTACGCTGGCATGAAAACATTGCCCTTGGTTAATCAGTTTTATGCAGTCTTGTTCAGATAATATGAGCATCAGTGATCGCTTGTCTAAATTCGGTTTTACGTTGTGATAGCGCTTCTTTGGCATTGATCACACTTTCGACAAAGTCGATGACTTTCTTTTGTAATTTCACATTATTGAGTTTGTTAATGCGTACTATTCCGCCGGGGCTTTGAACGTTTACTTCAATCAGCTTTTCGTTAATTACATCAATCCCAACAAAGTAGAGGCCATCACGCACTAGTTTAGGACCAATGTGTTTACACAGTGCTTTTTCTTGTTTACTTAATACGTGTTTAACCACTGAGCCGCCAGCGTGCACATTTGAGCGCACTTCGCCTTCCGCTGGAATGCGCTTCATCGCACCAATAGGTTCGCCGTTGAGCATTAAGATACGGACATCACCTTGTTCTGCGCCTTCAACGTATTCTTGCAAAATCACATAATTGCCGCCATCGCCACTGTTGATATAAAACTCAAGCAAGGAGTGAAAGCTTTTTTGTGCTTGTTTCTCAACTAAAATAACTCCTTGACCACCATAGCCATCAAGCGGTTTCATGATCATTTTATCAGTGGGTGATTCACGCAACACTTCTTCCAAATAAGCGGGGGATTTTGATACATGGGTGACAGGAATAAAGGTATTAGATACATCATTAAACGATGCGGTATAGAGCTTATTATTGGCAACACGAAGTCCATCAATATCATTAAAAATAAACACTTCTTCGCGTACAGAATCTAAAAAATTTAATGCCACCACATCTAACGGCGGATTGGTACGCATTATAATGCTATCAAATCCAGCCAAAGGCAGACGTGCTTGACTAAATTGTGCTTTTTTATAAAAGGTAACGATGTTACTTGGCACCGGTTCTTTTTTAAATACTTGGCAAAATGCGCTGGCAACGGAGTCTCGCATGGTCAGGTTACTGGTTGTTGCTAACGCAACGGTATGACCACGGTTAACACACTCGTGGATGAGGCGCAGTGTTGAGTCGGTTTCAGGTTCAACACGTTCCCAAGGATACATTAAAAAAAGAATATTCATGCTAATTTAGCCTTAAATGAAGATGCAAAATACTGATTTAATTAACTTAGTTTTTTGTTAAATCACATTTGCAGAGATTGAGCGAAATTGTAGTCTGATTTGCTTTTTTTAGGTATTAAAAACTGTCGTTTACGCGTTGTATTTTGCATGTGCTCATGTTAGTTTTCTGCCATGAGACTTATTTCAATCGTTAGTTTTCGTTCAAATTTATGGTGGCGCGCTCTTTTTTAGCGCGGCGCTTGATCACATCTGTTCATAAGCCGTCGAAAGACACCTTATGAATTAAGCATTTTGTCTTCGACGGTCCACTTAGGAGACAAAAAATGCACAATCTTAATTCAACCACACAGACTCATGCTGGTGCATGCAACGCACGCTTGGCGACTGAAAAAGTGTTGACCGGCGATAGACCAACGGGCAGTTTACACCTAGGGCACTTTGTTGGTTCGCTTAAGCAGCGCGTATTATTACAACAGCAATATCAACAAACTATTTTAGTTGCGGATATGCAAGGTTTAACTGATAACGGTTTTAAACCCACTCTGGTTGCGGCGAATATTCTAAATCTAGTGGCTGACTATTTAGCGGTAGGGATTGAGCCAAGTAAAACTACCATCTGTTTACAGTCCGCTTTGCCTGCTTTGGCTGAGCTGACAATGTATTATTCAAATTTAGTCACTGTGGCCCGCTTAGAGCGTAATCCAACGGTAAAAAATGAGATTGCGAATAAAGCATTTGGCCAATCTGTTCCCGCAGGCTTTTTGACTTACCCAATTAGTCAAGCTGCCGATATTACTGGATTTATGGGGACATTGGTCCCAGTTGGTGATGATCAGCTGCCAATGATAGAGCAAACAAATGAAATTGTTCGTAAAGTTAATCACATTGCAGGGCAAACAATTTTAGTGGAGTGCAAGCCATTATTGAGTCAAACCCCAAGATTGGTAGCACCTGATGGTAAAAATAAAATGTCTAAATCAATGGGGAATTGTATTTATTTAGGATCAGATCCACTGGCTATTCGTAAAGCGGTCCAGTCGATGTACACAGATCCTAATCATCTTAACATTAGCGACCCTGGTCGTATTGAGGGAAATGTCGTGTTTAGTTATTTAGATGCGTTTCATCCTGAGCCTGATACGGTTGCGAAACTTAAAATACACTATCGGCAAGGTGGCTTAGGTGATGGGCAAGTTAAAAAGCAACTCGAAGAGTGTTTACAACAATTACTCGCTCCCATCAGGGCAAAACGAGAGCTTTATCTATCAGATAAGCAACAGTTATTGGATATATTAAAGGCAGGTACAGAGCTTGCCCAACAAGAAACTGAAATAGTCGTCAAGCAAGTTAAAAATGTATTTGGTTTAAGTCTTTTTTAAGATGCGTTTCACCACTTTTAGCTAGTTAATTAACATAACAATATGATACGTTTTAATGACGTTTGAGTTCAATGTGTGCTGTTTAGATTTAAGCGACACACACGTTTTATGCGAAGTAGTAATAACAGGAAAACAGAAAATGGAATATCCGATTGTAGGCCAGTGTCAGTGTGGCCAGGTGAGTTATCGACTACATCAGCCACCTAAAATGGTGCTGGCGTGTCACTGTTATGAGTGTCAAAAGCTGGCGACAGCGCCTTTCAGTATTACAGCATTAGTTGCGACCAGTGATATTGAGTTTAGTGGAGAGCTAAAAGAGTGGACTCGAATAGCGCAAAGTGGCAACAAAAACAGTGCTAAATTTTGCCCTGATTGTGGAAATAGAATCTATCATTTCAATCCTGATGATTTATCAACAATTAAACTAAAGCTAAAACCAGTTGGACTTGCTGACGATAAAGTGTTTGAACCAACGGCTCATGTTTGGGTGAGTCAAAAACAAAAATGGTATGTTATTCCATCGAATATGCGCGTATACGATGAACAGCCTTAGTCTTGGCTTTTTAAATGAGGTAATTTCAATTACAATAAGAACACTTAATACCTTGCTTAGCATTGGTTTTAAGTTTTCGAAATTATCTGCTGTGCTTTAAATCATGTGTTTAAACCATAATCAAAGTAGTGATACTCATAGAGCCTACAATATGGGCAATTGTGGTAATTAATAGACTGAACCCTAAGGTAATCATCTAGATATAAAAATAGTTGCTAAAATAGGTAAGAAAGATTATACAATCTTAGTCTAGTTTGATAGATTTAATATTGTATCAATATGCACATTGATACGTACTCATAAGGATAATGACAATGCCAAAGCATGATGCTGAAGAACTCATCGACAACACAGAAAAAACCCTGAAATACATTGGTATTGCACTGGGTACTTTGCTCGGAATTGCGATTGGATATTTTGGGGTTCAATTATTTAATACTTGGTTTTAGCTCACTTGAATATGAAGCATCAGATGTTGCATAAATCAACAACAGGGCTCATTGTGGTCGATATTCAAGGTAAGTTAGCAACCTTAGTGCACAATAGCGATGCTCTTATCAGCCAAACCAAAAAACTCATTATTGGTGCTCACCAATTATCTTTGCCAATTTTATGGTTAGAACAAAACCCAACAAAACTCGGTCCAACCACTCCTTGTTTGGCTGAATGTTTAACGCCTAATCAGGTGATTGAAAAGTATAGCTTTGATGCAACTGGCACTGAGTTATTTAACCACGCAGTGCAACAATCCGGTATTAAACAGTGGTTGATATGTGGAATTGAAGCCCATATTTGTGTTTATCAAACCGCGATAGGGTTATTGCAAGTAGGCCATCAGGTTGAAATTGTTGCCGATTGTGTCTCTTCTCGTAGTGAATTTAATAAACAATTAGCATTAAATAAATTGCTTGGTTTGGGTGCTCATTTAACCTCAGTTGAAATGTGTTTATTTGAACTTGTGGCCGATTGTAAAGCACCTGAATTTAAGGCTATTTTACAATTAATAAAATAAGTCAGGAGGATGTTTAGCGGGTTGTAAGGTTGTGTTTTTGTACGTGATAATAACCGAACTGTGACTAAACGTGCGCGTTTTTACGAATTTTAGTCGTTTTGATGATGTGCCATTACTTGTTTTATATCAGCGTTTTTTACCCGACTGCTCCTATTCTAGCCAACGTCGAACTTTTGCCATATGACTGCGACTTACTAATGCTTTGTTGCCAAGCGGCATAATAAGCTCTCCTTCACGACCACTTCTATTTAAAGCCTGGATATAGGGTTTATTAACCCAATAAGAGCGATGTACTTGCCAATCTAAGTAGCTGTTATCAATTTTTGCTAGTTCTTCAATCGCATCTTTAAGGTTGTATAAAATTAATTTTTTACCATTAGTTGAGATCACATTTAAGTAATGAAGCTCAGCCTTTAACATTAAAAGGTCTTGAACAGATTCTAGATTAGCTAAACTAAAGAAGTGCGGGATCCCCTCTTCTGTTGATGTATTGTCAACATTCACTGCAGTGTGTAAAAGCTCGCCATCATTGACGTCATCAACTTTTTGCCCACCATGATTAACAGCATCTTTACTCAAGTTTGGTTTATGAAATGAAAATCCCATTAGCCATGGTACATTAATTAATAACCAACTTAGCATGGCACTAGGTGCCATATTGAGCCACTCATTAAGTAAAGCATCCATATTAAATTGCTCATCTTGTAATAAATACACATCAAATAACAAGGAGACAGGTGTAAACAAAACCGATGCAATGCAAGATGAAATTAACAGTTTATAGACGGGTGCAAGTTGACCCAACTTCCCAACCAACAAAGCGTGGCAACCCACAAAAATCAACATACTTAAATGAGTTTGTAATTGCCAAATTCCAAAGTTCGCAAAATAAGAAAATTGCTCATGAGGCTTTAGTAAAGAAAAAATCAAACCAAAGATAAAAGAAAGAAACCAGAAGTAGGTAAACGGTTTGATATCACCTAACGGAAAATGTCTGTTCATTAGGGCTGAAGTCCACTCATTCAATAGGTTGTCTATTGGTACAATAAACTGCCCATTCGTTCAAAAACAATAAGCTAGCAAAACTAAATTCAAATTAATAGTGTTTAATTGGCGCGATTTAGATAAACAACCTATTAGGAAATAACCATGAAAAGCATCGCTCCATTGGCATTATGTATGGCGTATTCTTGTTGCGCATCAGCAAATGAAAACATAACGCAACAAGAGCTAGAAACTATTACTGTGGTCGCAATTAAAGGAAATGGGATTAAAATTTCATCAACAGCGGTTGTTAATTTACCAGGAACAGCTAATGACCCTATCAAGGGGCTTGAAGCATTGCCCGGCGTTATTTTAGCCCCATCTAATAGCGGAGGCCCCATTGCGGAGCCTGCTATTAGAGGAAGCTCATCGCAAGATAACCTGTATTTAACTGATGGCTTAGATATGGGTTATGTTTTCCATAATGATGGAGCAAGCGTTTACAATCCATTGCTAATAGAAAGCTTTGAGCTCAAAACTGCGGCTTGGCAGCCAAATTTAACCAATGCTAATGGTGGCGTTATCTTAACTCAACTGCGTGATGCAGGTAGTTTAGGCAATCAAACTGTATTAGATTTAGGGTTATATCGTAGTGGATTTTTATATGAAAAAGTACTTAGTGAAAGTTTTGCATACTATCTCTCATATCGTGAAAGCTTAGTTCATATTTATGTCGATAACTTTATTGAAGATGAGGAGTTCAGTTTTGCAGTCCCACCTCGTAACCGTGATTATCAAGCAAAGTTTAATTGGCAGTTGAGTGATCAAGATAGTCTTATTTTTGCTGCCAATGGTGCAAAAGACTACATTGAAATTGCATTTGATGAAAACGGGCGTGACATTAATAAAAATCCTGATTTAAAATCAGGTGAACGATATGAAAATTATTACCATAGCCAAGCCATTAGCTGGCAGCGATATAATCAAGAGTATGATTCGAGCAATAGCATAAACTTTTTGCAACAAAAACAGCAAGAAAGAGAGGGAGATATCTTTAGCTGGCAAGCAGATATTGCCAATATTATTATCCGATCCGATACGCGCTATTACGCGGATAATTTTACCTTTGCTGTTGGTGGTTTGATTAAAAGTACGAAAATTGATTACTTCAACTCAGGTCGTTTGTTGCCCTGTAATACAGAGTTTGAAATATGCCCAGTCACTTATTTTAGCGATAAATTTAGTGATCAAGGTGATCTTTCGATAGTGGACTATTCATTCTATAGCAATATAGAAAGCGATCTAACACCGACAATTAGCTCCCAATTGGGTGCAGCATTTATTGGTTCAGATTTGAACGATGAACAATATTTAGAGCCCCGCATTAGAGTATTGTGGCAATTGTATAACAATCATCAATTACATTTTGCTTACGGTGTACATCATACTTGGGTCAACGACTATCGTTTGTTAGCCAACACTCTGGGTAATAAAAAGTTACACGCCAGTAAATCGAACCAAATAGTGATTGGTTTAAATACAACTCTTAGCAAAAATTGGCAATTAACCACCGAGCTTTATTACAAAGATTTTAGTGACTTGGTTATTGCCAACCCATTGGCACAGAAAAGAAATCCACATCAAATTATTAATCCTAGTATTGAGACCTATCTTAATGTTGCAAGTGGAGATTCTTATGGTGCTGAATTGATGTTGAATAAGTCATTTAGTGAAGATTGGCTAGGATGGCTAAGTATTGCGTTTAGCAAAACAGAGCGAGATAACCCATTAATAGATAAAAAATTTAATAGTGAGTTTGATTTACCTTGGGTAGTAAATCTTGTACTTAATTACCAAATCAATCAGCAGTGGAGTGCAGGGTTTAAATGGCGTTTTCAATCAGGTCGGCGCTATACAGCTGTCAATTCTGCCACGCCATATTATGAGCAAGACCAACAAGACCCTTTATTTTATATCCCAGAATATGACAGTTTTAATGCATCGAGTGTCAAAAATTACCATAGATTAGATCTTCGAATTGATTACAAAACACAATTAATGGGACTCGATAGTAGCATTTACTTCGAATTAATGAATGTATATGCTTTTAAAGCGATTCAAGAATTTGAATACAACAAAGATTACTCTAGTTATGAAAAAGATTATCAATTTCCTGATATGCCCTTGCCGTCGGTGGGGATGACCCTAAATTTTTGATGTCTCACAATGAGTGAAGTGATATACCTTATTTTGGTTTATCACTTCACTCATTTGTGTTTAATGACGCAATGTTTAGCATGAAGAAGCTTTCGTCAAGACGGTGTACTAGCAGGTTATAAATGAAGCAGTGATCAAAGCGAAAGAAAAAAGATTAAGGTAGTCCTAATGTAGTTAACTCCTTTTTACATCTCCACATCCCCACATGCTGATTGGGATAAGCCTCTATCGTTTTAATGCATCAACTTGAACAGGCGACTACTAATGGGCAGGCTGGTATTGAAATTCGAAGACTTGGTGAGTTAACTTTAGGTTTAAGAGCTGCGACAGTGTTGACTTATTCTGGCGACAAAATAAATCTACAGTAGAGTCCGCTTAATAGCTTTTTTGCATTACACTGGTACTGATTAAAGCAGTACATTTAAGGGCATTATGATCACAAAATTACCTCGTTGGGTTGAATATGGTGCTTTTATTTTGGCCTTAGTCGCGGGCAATGTGAACGCAATAGGGCTAATTGGATTTCAGCATCAATCTATTTCTCACTTATCGGGATCTGCAACTTTACTTGGCATTGGTTTAGTTAATGCGTCACTAGAGCAAGTGATTCATTTACTTGGTGTTTTATTGAGTTTTATGCTCGGTGCTGCACTATCAGGTCTGATGTTATCGGGTCATTCGTTAAAGCTAGGTCGTCACTATGATTCGTTATTGGTGATAGAGGCGGGACTATTAGCGCTTTCAATTTATTTGCTCAGTGCAGATTTGTCATGGGGACATTTTAGTGCATCCGCGGCATGTGGTTTACAAAATGCATTAGCGACGACATATAGTGGTGCCATTGTTAGAACGACACATGTAACCGGTATATTTACTGATTTAGGTTTAATGTTTGGGGCCAAACTTCGTGGTGAACCGTTTGATAAGCGTAAAGCAATTTTGTTTTTGTTGATTATTATTGGTTTCATTTTAGGGGGCGTACTTGGCGCGTGGCTTTATGCTTACTGGCTTTTTATGGCGCTGGCTGTGCCTGCAACTATTTGTTTACTGCTGGCACTTGCTTATCGACTTTATAACGCCCGAATTGAGTCAGTTTAGTTTTATTTTTTGAGTTTTTATCTTACCTGACCACATTATTTATTCATCATATAAACCATAAGTCACTTAGTTTTTAACTCTGTGACTTATCCCTCATCGACATCAGAAAATTGACTTATTGGTTGTAATAAAAAGCATGGTTTCAGTGTGATTTAATTTGATTTTATCTCATTTAACTAATTAATATTTATATGAAATATTTATTAGTTTTCTTGATTTTCATTGAAAAAAACGAGCTTGTTAACTACGTTTAACGCAGGATTTTTTAACCAATGCGCTATTTAGTTGCTCGGTTTAGTTAACAAGGAAAGTCAGAACTATGTATGTTGATAAAAAAACTCAGTTTACTATCCCTTTTGGGCCCGATTCTCATCCTTGGATCAGTCAAATTCCAGATTTAGCCTATGGTCAATTTGGGGAATTACTGATTACGCCACCCTCAGCCGATCCAGCTAAAGTGTATGAAGCGCACAACACGTATTTTATCGCTCAGCAACAACATATAAATGAAAAAGATTTACAGTTGCCAGCCGCAGGCCAACAACAAAAACAAGCAGAAAACCAAGAAAAACTACACCATTATTTACTACAACAAAAAGAACATTTTCTAGGTTATCAAGTAGTGGTGAATACGGATTACAGTGAACTATTTTCAGCCATGAATACTATGATTAATAATTTAGGCGATCCCTTTACTAATGGCTTTTGTACAGTTAACTCTAAGCCTGCTGAGCGAGCTGTTTTGGATTTTTATGCTTCAGTATGGCGGGCTAATTGGCCCGCGCAGCGGACTGGAAATCCCGATAGTTACTGGGGTTATGTGCTTAGTATGGGCAGCACAGAAGGCAACATGTATGCAATGCTAAGTGCGCGAGATTATTTATCGGGTCATCGTTTAGTCGTTGACCAAAATGATCATCATTTAGTTAAACCTAAACGTCGCAACAGTAATCCTAATTATTATAAACCCATCGCTTTTTTTTCTGAAGATACGCATTACTCAATATCAAAAGCGATTCATGCTATGGGCATTCCTTCTTTTTATGATATTGGCAGTGAGTTTTATCCTAATGAATGCCCTTTAGGTGGGGATTGGCCAAGGCAAGTCCCTTCAGAGCAAGCCAGCAAAGAAGAGCTATATGCTGGAAAATTAGGTTCGGGCTGTATTGATATTGGCAAGCTGCAATTATTGGTCGAGTTTTTTGCAAAAAAAGGGCATCCGATTTTAATAATACTCAATTATGGCACAACATTTAAAGGTGCTTACGATGATATTCCTGGAGTTTACAAAGCACTCAAGGATATTTTTATTCAATATGGGTTAGTTAATCGTGAAGTCTGTTTTGGGGATAAGGATTCAGATGTGGATATTCGCCAAGGGTATTGGATCCATGTTGATGGTGCATTGGGGGCGTCATTTATGCCATTTATTAACATGGCGATGAAAACAGGAAAACTTAATGCAGATAATTTTTTTGAGCATGATTTAGCTTTTCCCGAATTTGATTTTAGTTTGCCTTATATTCATTCAATTGTCACCAGTGGCCACAAGTTCTTAGGGGCACCCACTCCCTGTGGCATTTATATGAGCAAACAAAAATATCTCGCAACGATGAATAATCCACAATACGTTGGAGCGCCAGATTCAACCTTAGCAGGATCGCGAAATGGCTTAGCAGCACTGACTTTATGGTCAATGTTAGGTAAAACAGGCTATGCAGAGTTACAAGCAAGGGCCATTCATTCATTGACTATGACGCAGACCCTGTACCAACGTTTTAGTGCGTTAGCTAAAATGATCAAGCAGCGTGATGGCATTGATATTTGGCTGCATCGTTCTGCATTTTCACTGTGTATTTTGTTTCGCCGCACTAATCCCGCCATTACATTCAAATATTCATTATGTGAAGCACAAGAAGCGGTGAGTATTGATGGGGTTAAATACAATCGACATTATGTACATTTATATTGTATGTGGGATCGTAAACAGACAACCCTTGACAGTTTAATGATTGACCTTGCCCAGCCCGGCGCTTTTGATAAAACTGCAGAGATCATCTTGAGTAATAGTGCTCTTGGTTAACTAAATGCAGTTTTCTAAGTCAAAGAGGGAAATAGTTTAAAGCATGTATCGAGCTGACTAAAAATAATTGACCCTCAGAGATAGGAATGTGAGAATCGATGAAGTATGGAGTTGTAATGGGTACTTTGTTCATAGATTTAAGTAGATATAGTCAAAGTTTAACTTTCTCATTGGTCAATTGAATGATGAGAGCTCTATTACTACAAGGGTTCAGTGTACAAGTTTCTTGATGTTAGCATTTAAAATCAGTTAATTATTCATAGTTTAAGTTTATTAACTCGAATTTAGTCAACTAAGTGTCATGGTAGGGCCATAAAATAAAACTAGCAAAAGACGAGCGTTAAATTATGCAATACATCAGAACACAAAGGGCCTATTTAGCATCGCAAGCAATCTTTAAGGTGCTGGAGTTTTGTTGATTTTTTGAGGTGAATTACTTCATCATATTGATTTAGTTTAAATTTTTCTTGTACCTTTATTTTTAACAAAAATGTAGAAAATAACTTCAGATTATATAATAATGATGCGCGTACAAGAAACAAACTGTTGTAATGCTTTTAATATGGACAGATAAAATGAAAAATGACGCATTAACTGAGTTAAGCAAAAGTCTGAACATTAAAGAAATGGGGCCTGAGAGTATCGATGTACAGTTGGTGCAACATATTTTTAAGCTTGCCTATGATTTCGGTCATACAGATGGCTGTAGTGGTGTTTATGTTTGCCCTTCTTCTTCTTTTATGTTGTTGAGTGGATATGACGTTGTCACAGGTAAAGAAGTAACGCTGTA
This genomic stretch from Pseudoalteromonas tunicata harbors:
- the gshB gene encoding glutathione synthase yields the protein MNILFLMYPWERVEPETDSTLRLIHECVNRGHTVALATTSNLTMRDSVASAFCQVFKKEPVPSNIVTFYKKAQFSQARLPLAGFDSIIMRTNPPLDVVALNFLDSVREEVFIFNDIDGLRVANNKLYTASFNDVSNTFIPVTHVSKSPAYLEEVLRESPTDKMIMKPLDGYGGQGVILVEKQAQKSFHSLLEFYINSGDGGNYVILQEYVEGAEQGDVRILMLNGEPIGAMKRIPAEGEVRSNVHAGGSVVKHVLSKQEKALCKHIGPKLVRDGLYFVGIDVINEKLIEVNVQSPGGIVRINKLNNVKLQKKVIDFVESVINAKEALSQRKTEFRQAITDAHII
- the trpS gene encoding tryptophan--tRNA ligase; translation: MHNLNSTTQTHAGACNARLATEKVLTGDRPTGSLHLGHFVGSLKQRVLLQQQYQQTILVADMQGLTDNGFKPTLVAANILNLVADYLAVGIEPSKTTICLQSALPALAELTMYYSNLVTVARLERNPTVKNEIANKAFGQSVPAGFLTYPISQAADITGFMGTLVPVGDDQLPMIEQTNEIVRKVNHIAGQTILVECKPLLSQTPRLVAPDGKNKMSKSMGNCIYLGSDPLAIRKAVQSMYTDPNHLNISDPGRIEGNVVFSYLDAFHPEPDTVAKLKIHYRQGGLGDGQVKKQLEECLQQLLAPIRAKRELYLSDKQQLLDILKAGTELAQQETEIVVKQVKNVFGLSLF
- a CDS encoding GFA family protein, coding for MEYPIVGQCQCGQVSYRLHQPPKMVLACHCYECQKLATAPFSITALVATSDIEFSGELKEWTRIAQSGNKNSAKFCPDCGNRIYHFNPDDLSTIKLKLKPVGLADDKVFEPTAHVWVSQKQKWYVIPSNMRVYDEQP
- a CDS encoding isochorismatase family protein, encoding MLHKSTTGLIVVDIQGKLATLVHNSDALISQTKKLIIGAHQLSLPILWLEQNPTKLGPTTPCLAECLTPNQVIEKYSFDATGTELFNHAVQQSGIKQWLICGIEAHICVYQTAIGLLQVGHQVEIVADCVSSRSEFNKQLALNKLLGLGAHLTSVEMCLFELVADCKAPEFKAILQLIK
- a CDS encoding LytTR family DNA-binding domain-containing protein, translated to MNRHFPLGDIKPFTYFWFLSFIFGLIFSLLKPHEQFSYFANFGIWQLQTHLSMLIFVGCHALLVGKLGQLAPVYKLLISSCIASVLFTPVSLLFDVYLLQDEQFNMDALLNEWLNMAPSAMLSWLLINVPWLMGFSFHKPNLSKDAVNHGGQKVDDVNDGELLHTAVNVDNTSTEEGIPHFFSLANLESVQDLLMLKAELHYLNVISTNGKKLILYNLKDAIEELAKIDNSYLDWQVHRSYWVNKPYIQALNRSGREGELIMPLGNKALVSRSHMAKVRRWLE
- a CDS encoding TonB-dependent receptor plug domain-containing protein, with protein sequence MKSIAPLALCMAYSCCASANENITQQELETITVVAIKGNGIKISSTAVVNLPGTANDPIKGLEALPGVILAPSNSGGPIAEPAIRGSSSQDNLYLTDGLDMGYVFHNDGASVYNPLLIESFELKTAAWQPNLTNANGGVILTQLRDAGSLGNQTVLDLGLYRSGFLYEKVLSESFAYYLSYRESLVHIYVDNFIEDEEFSFAVPPRNRDYQAKFNWQLSDQDSLIFAANGAKDYIEIAFDENGRDINKNPDLKSGERYENYYHSQAISWQRYNQEYDSSNSINFLQQKQQEREGDIFSWQADIANIIIRSDTRYYADNFTFAVGGLIKSTKIDYFNSGRLLPCNTEFEICPVTYFSDKFSDQGDLSIVDYSFYSNIESDLTPTISSQLGAAFIGSDLNDEQYLEPRIRVLWQLYNNHQLHFAYGVHHTWVNDYRLLANTLGNKKLHASKSNQIVIGLNTTLSKNWQLTTELYYKDFSDLVIANPLAQKRNPHQIINPSIETYLNVASGDSYGAELMLNKSFSEDWLGWLSIAFSKTERDNPLIDKKFNSEFDLPWVVNLVLNYQINQQWSAGFKWRFQSGRRYTAVNSATPYYEQDQQDPLFYIPEYDSFNASSVKNYHRLDLRIDYKTQLMGLDSSIYFELMNVYAFKAIQEFEYNKDYSSYEKDYQFPDMPLPSVGMTLNF
- a CDS encoding YoaK family protein, yielding MITKLPRWVEYGAFILALVAGNVNAIGLIGFQHQSISHLSGSATLLGIGLVNASLEQVIHLLGVLLSFMLGAALSGLMLSGHSLKLGRHYDSLLVIEAGLLALSIYLLSADLSWGHFSASAACGLQNALATTYSGAIVRTTHVTGIFTDLGLMFGAKLRGEPFDKRKAILFLLIIIGFILGGVLGAWLYAYWLFMALAVPATICLLLALAYRLYNARIESV
- a CDS encoding pyridoxal-dependent decarboxylase; this translates as MYVDKKTQFTIPFGPDSHPWISQIPDLAYGQFGELLITPPSADPAKVYEAHNTYFIAQQQHINEKDLQLPAAGQQQKQAENQEKLHHYLLQQKEHFLGYQVVVNTDYSELFSAMNTMINNLGDPFTNGFCTVNSKPAERAVLDFYASVWRANWPAQRTGNPDSYWGYVLSMGSTEGNMYAMLSARDYLSGHRLVVDQNDHHLVKPKRRNSNPNYYKPIAFFSEDTHYSISKAIHAMGIPSFYDIGSEFYPNECPLGGDWPRQVPSEQASKEELYAGKLGSGCIDIGKLQLLVEFFAKKGHPILIILNYGTTFKGAYDDIPGVYKALKDIFIQYGLVNREVCFGDKDSDVDIRQGYWIHVDGALGASFMPFINMAMKTGKLNADNFFEHDLAFPEFDFSLPYIHSIVTSGHKFLGAPTPCGIYMSKQKYLATMNNPQYVGAPDSTLAGSRNGLAALTLWSMLGKTGYAELQARAIHSLTMTQTLYQRFSALAKMIKQRDGIDIWLHRSAFSLCILFRRTNPAITFKYSLCEAQEAVSIDGVKYNRHYVHLYCMWDRKQTTLDSLMIDLAQPGAFDKTAEIILSNSALG